In Pseudomonas sp. Q1-7, the genomic window TGCCGCCTTCCAGCGAGGCAAAGCCGGTGGCGACAACCTGCAGCCCTGCCTGCGCAGGCTGAGGGACGAGCGGCCGGCGGCTGAACGCCTGCTGCGCAGTTGCTGGCAGATGGCGGCAGCGGATGGCCGGATCGGTCCGCACGAACGCAAGCTCATCCTGCAATGGGGGCACTGGCTGGGGTTTGCCGCATCCCGGGTGGAGGCCCTTGGTGCTGGCTACGACACGCCTCGGGGGCTGCCGTCCAAACCGGGCAACAGCTACAAGGATGCGCTGACCCTGCTGGGCGTGACCGCCGATTGCGAGCCGGCGGTGATCAAGCGTGCCTACCGTCGCCTGCTCAGCCAGAACCACCCCGACAAGCTTGCGGGTTCAGGCGCCAGTCCGGCCGTGGTCCGCGCCGCCACCGACCGAACTCGCGAGTTGCACAGTGCCTACAACCTGATCCGCGAACGCCACGGCTTTCGCTGACGCTTCAATCGTCCTTCGGTGTCGCGCCGCCTTGCGCCTCCAGGTGCAGGCTGAGCCAGCCGCGTATGCGCCGGATCAACTGTTCCTGTTCGGTGGCGGGATCGGCCGGCAGGCCCTTCATGGCGATCTGGATGTAGGCCGGGTGCTTCTGGCGCTTGCTGGCATGCAGGCGGCGCAGGGCGGCGTCGCGGTCGGCCGGCTGGTCCTTGTAGTAGAAGTCGCCGGTGGCCAGCTTCAGCGCGGGCAGCGATTCCTCCAGCGGCGGTTCATAGCCGGCGGGCAACTCGGCGGCGACCAGCAGCAGGTTGCGCACGTCCTGCGGTTCCTGGGTGGCGAGGAACTGCGTCGCCCAGTAGGCGCCGGTGCCATGGCCCAGCAGCACAATGGATTTCGGTTGCTGCTCGCGGGCGAACGCCAGTGCCGCTTCGATGCGCGCGAACACCCGCTCGGTCTGGGTTTTCTGGATGGCGTCGCGGGACAGCGGCGGCGGCGCCGGGTCGGTACTGGGTTCGGCGCTGCCGGCCTGTTCGGTGGTGGACGGACCTTCTTCCTCGGCCTTTTCCGGGCTGACCGCGGGTTCGGCCTTGGTTGCTTCCTCGGCCTTCGGTGGCCGGGGCGGCGGCGGGTCGCCGCTTGGATCAGGCAAGGTCAGGGCCAGCGTGCTCCAGCCGGCGTTCGGCAAGCGTCGCCGCAGCGGGCCTACGGCTTCCGGCCAGTCGGCGGTTTCGCCGTCGCCGGGGAGGAGGATCACCAGGCCTTTGGGGGTGCCGACATTGGCGGGTTGCCAGAGCGCGAGGACAGGTTCCGTGCCGGCCTTGAGCTGCTGTTGTGCCCGCTGGGGGAGCTGACGCTCCAGGCCGCTGGCCTCCTCTCGGCTGCGTTCTTCCAGGGGCGCGCGTTCCACCAGCGGTGCGTGCTCCCCGGGGGCCGTGGCCCCTTCCTCCGCCAGCAGGGCAGGGGAGGCGAGCAGCGGGGTGAGGCAAAGGGCCGCAAGGATTGGGCGAAAGGCGCGAAGCATCGGTGCTGGTCCTGGTCGAGCTGGGAAGCTGGAGCCTAATGGCTCGCCGGGTTTTTGTCAGGCCGAGCCTTCGCATGGTGCGCCGTGGCTGGAGTAAGGTATGTCGGCTGTTTCCCTCCGTTGCGGTTGGCTTTCGATGATCCGAGTGCTGCTTTCCCTGTTGTTCGCCGGTTGCCTGGCGCTACCCGTGCTGGCGGCGCCGCGCTCGCTGTCCCTGGACGAGGGGCAGCGGCAATGGCTCGACGAGCATGGCCAGCTGCGCGCGGGGGCCGTCCTGCAGGCGCCTTATGTCCAGTTGGACCGGCGCCTCCAGCAGTTGTCGGGGGCCAATGTCGAGCTGATGAACTGGCTGGCCAAGGCCATGGGCGTGGAACTGGTCTGGCGCACCTACGACAGCCTGGGCGAGTTGGAGCAGGCGCTGCGTGCCGGGCAGATCGACCTCGCTCCAGGGCTGGTGCAGACGCCTGCCGGCCTGCGCCTGTGGCTGTTCTCCGATCCCTACCTGCGTGTTTCACAGTTGCTGGTGGGCGAGCGAGAGGGCAGCGCGGCGGTGGACCTGGAGCAACTGGACGCCACCTCCCCGGTCGCCCTGCGCCAGCCCAGCGCGGTGGCCGACTACCTGCGCTCGACCTACTCCAATCTCAACCTCAAGCCCATGGCCAGCGAGCGCCAGGCCCTGCAGGCGCTGCTCGCCGAGCAGGTGCGCTATGCCGTGCTGGACGAGGCACAACTCAGCCGCCTGTCCCGCGAGCAGGAGTTCGCCGGGCTGGCGGTGGTGGGCGACATCGGCTTTTCCCAGCTGTTGCGTGTGGCTTCGCGGCGTGACTGGCCGGAGCTGGCGGCGATCATCGACATCGCTCTGCTCAGCCTGCCGCCGAAGGACCTCGACCAGCTTCGCGAGCGCTGGCTGCAACCCAAGTATCCGCGCCTGCGCGATTCCGCCAGCTTCTGGCGGAGCTTCAGCCTGTTGCTCGGCATGTTGCTGCTGGCGGCGGCGGCCATCATCACCTGGCTGCGGCGGCAGCGGAGCCGGCTGGAGCGGCAACTGCTCGATGCCCGTCACGCGCTGCAGCTTCGCGACGCCGCCGAGGAGGCCTTGCGCCTCACCCAGTTCTCCATCGACCACAGCACCCTTGGCATTCTCTGGGTGAACTGGGACAGCCACGTGCGCTACGCCAACCGCGCCGCCGAACAGATGCTCGGTTATGCACCGGACGGCCTGGCGGATCGCCCCCTGGCGGATGTTCAGCCGGAACTGGACATGGACCGCTGGCTCAACCTCTGGCGCCGCGCGCGCAACAGTGACGAAGGGCCGCTGAGCTTCGAGACCCGCTGCCGGCGCCTCGACGGCCGCTGGCTGCCGGCGGATGTGTCGCTGAGCTTCCTGCGTTTCGGCACTTCCGAGTACCTGGTGGTGTTCCTGGCCGATGCCACCGAGCGGCGTCGCGCCCGCGAGGCCCTGGAGGAAAGCGAGGCGCGGCTCAAGGGCATCGCCTCCAACGTACCCGGGCTGGTATTTCGCCTGGAGCGGCCGAGGGCCGGCGCGCCGACCGATTTCGCCTTCATCGGCGAAGGCAGCGAGGGGCTGGTGGGCTACAGCGCCAGCGAGCTGCTGAGCACCGGGCGCGGCATTCGCGGCCTGGTGCATCCGGACGATCGCGACGAGTACTGGGCAAGCCAGCTGCAGGCACTGGACGGCGAGCGCGATTGGCATTGGCAGGGGCGCATCCTTACCCGTGACGGCCAACTGCGCTGGGCGGACATCAAGGCAAGCGCGCGGCTCTTCGAAGACGGCCGCGCGGTCTGGGACGGCGTGGTCTGGGATATCACCGACAACAAGCAGATCGAGCTGGAGCTGGCCGCTTCCCGCGCGCAGTTGCGCGAGCTGGCGGCGCACCTGGAAAGCGTGCGGGAAGAAGAAAAGGCGC contains:
- the djlA gene encoding co-chaperone DjlA produces the protein MVWPATLIGVAAGFALASIPGALLGGLLGHVLDRRLRLDSWSALRAHMRGSSAIEPQDLLFVLLGRLAKSDGRVQEAHIQQARSEMKRMGLDEAGTRRAIAAFQRGKAGGDNLQPCLRRLRDERPAAERLLRSCWQMAAADGRIGPHERKLILQWGHWLGFAASRVEALGAGYDTPRGLPSKPGNSYKDALTLLGVTADCEPAVIKRAYRRLLSQNHPDKLAGSGASPAVVRAATDRTRELHSAYNLIRERHGFR
- a CDS encoding alpha/beta hydrolase family protein; translation: MLRAFRPILAALCLTPLLASPALLAEEGATAPGEHAPLVERAPLEERSREEASGLERQLPQRAQQQLKAGTEPVLALWQPANVGTPKGLVILLPGDGETADWPEAVGPLRRRLPNAGWSTLALTLPDPSGDPPPPRPPKAEEATKAEPAVSPEKAEEEGPSTTEQAGSAEPSTDPAPPPLSRDAIQKTQTERVFARIEAALAFAREQQPKSIVLLGHGTGAYWATQFLATQEPQDVRNLLLVAAELPAGYEPPLEESLPALKLATGDFYYKDQPADRDAALRRLHASKRQKHPAYIQIAMKGLPADPATEQEQLIRRIRGWLSLHLEAQGGATPKDD
- a CDS encoding PAS domain-containing sensor histidine kinase; this encodes MIRVLLSLLFAGCLALPVLAAPRSLSLDEGQRQWLDEHGQLRAGAVLQAPYVQLDRRLQQLSGANVELMNWLAKAMGVELVWRTYDSLGELEQALRAGQIDLAPGLVQTPAGLRLWLFSDPYLRVSQLLVGEREGSAAVDLEQLDATSPVALRQPSAVADYLRSTYSNLNLKPMASERQALQALLAEQVRYAVLDEAQLSRLSREQEFAGLAVVGDIGFSQLLRVASRRDWPELAAIIDIALLSLPPKDLDQLRERWLQPKYPRLRDSASFWRSFSLLLGMLLLAAAAIITWLRRQRSRLERQLLDARHALQLRDAAEEALRLTQFSIDHSTLGILWVNWDSHVRYANRAAEQMLGYAPDGLADRPLADVQPELDMDRWLNLWRRARNSDEGPLSFETRCRRLDGRWLPADVSLSFLRFGTSEYLVVFLADATERRRAREALEESEARLKGIASNVPGLVFRLERPRAGAPTDFAFIGEGSEGLVGYSASELLSTGRGIRGLVHPDDRDEYWASQLQALDGERDWHWQGRILTRDGQLRWADIKASARLFEDGRAVWDGVVWDITDNKQIELELAASRAQLRELAAHLESVREEEKARIAREVHDELGQVLTVLKLETSMCELAFAGLDVGLRERLESMKRLIAQLFQLVRDVATALRPPILDAGIASAIEWQARRFEARTQIPCLVEVPEQLPPLSDAKAVGLFRVLQEALTNVMRHAEAHTVDVRLYEEDGMLCLRISDDGRGFDTGAGRGSSFGLVGMRERVLMLGGSLQIDSQPGEGTSLCVRVALDKEKVA